A window from Oncorhynchus mykiss isolate Arlee chromosome 9, USDA_OmykA_1.1, whole genome shotgun sequence encodes these proteins:
- the LOC110531537 gene encoding zinc finger protein 219 isoform X1, translating to MDSPPECVLALSCEPPQSPPTLPSLDHSPLASLHSCSQLSPLHSLLDLPVPLSPTALSHTPSSDTPDTTPYSPLSPFPLNHHNEEEDEERLSVPLSPTPAIALFPGGFREVCSPSLESSAPATPTSSAPLSGFGALELALSSGQPGATCSDELDLQLFHKDGGCLSGSIPGVVGVSGGVAGLKFPCLVCGKKFRFQSILSLHARAHSLDRDRRASALYRTGTGSGSIIGTGSKTQLKTHQNDKDIGQNHYIHRQSPALSRSLTQGHRGEDREGEALEEALQMDHQILQQFLMDDSTQLTPLLTEEVPLSLSLTSPYSSCGLGGVGPTILEKATAVTAAAPAFRCHACKGKFRTASELSRHVRILHNPYKCTLCPFSASQEERLAAHLQDCHPSLSSLSLSPPVDLPTLPPYTPRHIPIVTTTTIIATPIPDAPLPTPTITPITAPAPGVSPLPAFCCETCGQRFTQSWFLKGHMRKHKDSLDHKCQVCGRGFKEPWFLKNHMKVHLNKLGLKAGLVGQVAPGAGAEQGGPKGSVTNQGLNALYSSLLLARGGGGGGGGGGRVGRGRGDRDGAGVSSKSAILGYLGLPSDGGASCMERLQAVAQVAEMGNGNGGGGRGGGGRETTNGGDQIAMWQFVARSLVAAQQAQQQQQHRATSRSTVVGESEQVRAYLGGLDPREEPSSSGAPWECPDCGKLFRSLQQVVAHARVHVQRPQKSHGHPPRHTGGGEEDGGGSRVAEGRGGGRGSSTEKRQESKLQSGSQHQHQQAVVGGFHSVMSQFQGENGLSGSSSGSSVSSRERVRGTGVKDCPYCSKAFRSSHHLKVHLRVHTGERPYKCPHCDYAGTQSGSLKYHLQRHHREQRNTMGASSSTASSPGLTTASLGRGGAPQGEGREGMAKQRRTQSLNHSSATRGPAETPSSRHNQHQPWILGLPEQRDREHAKAMEGLREADLESQYRYLSGVMGALYQGGMEGGWTGESPTSTPTPTPPKAPKVSRRKPLTTSRMVPANGRERKGGGSAPRGSQEGGLLSQPLDLSRRPSPGLGGLEEDGVPGGGGGAGDTLNQCLFCPFRTSSAELMAMHLQVNHTSKSRRKRRAPIPTALGDHGPQRPPQPRADSNPLALWRYLSEAEDRAPLEEWASSRMERERGTENGLTPEEGDLEGRYDHHHPEASNRASTTIRNTQSGLAGSRKLDEEEEEEEEEEEEEEEDLEGESISPGDSPREHGMSMSLTMSPTLGSDRLTRGEEGVMGD from the exons ATGGATTCTCCTCCTGAGTGTGTGTTGGCTCTGTCCTGTGAGCCGCCCCAGTCACCCCCTACACTACCATCTCTGGACCACAGTCCCTTGGCCTCCCTTCACTCTTGCTCCCAACTCTCCCCTTTACACAGCCTCCTGGACCTGCCTGTCCCCCTCAGTCCCACAGCCCTGTCCCACACCCCGTCCTCCGACACCCCAGACACCACCCCCTACTCCCcgctctcccccttccccctcaaTCACCACAAtgaagaagaggatgaagagaggcTGTCAGTCCCTCTGTCCCCCACCCCAGCCATTGCTCTCTTCCCAGGGGGTTTTCGGGAGGTGTGTAGCCCCTCTCTGGAGAGCTCTGCTCCGGCCACTCCGACATCGTCAGCCCCTCTCTCAGGGTTCGGGGCCCTGGAACTGGCTCTGTCCTCCGGGCAGCCGGGTGCCACCTGTAGTGATGAGCTGGACCTCCAGCTCTTCCATAAGGATGGGGGGTGTCTGTCAGGATCAATTCCTggggtggtgggtgtttctgggGGTGTGGCCGGGCTCAAGTTCCCCTGCTTGGTGTGTGGGAAGAAGTTCCGCTTTCAGAGTATCCTGTCGCTCCACGCCCGCGCTCACAGTCTAGACAGGGACCGCCGCGCCTCAGCTCTGTACCGGACCGGTACCGGGTCCGGTAGCATCATTGGGACGGGGTCCAAGACACAGCTCAAGACCCACCAGAACGACAAGGATATCGGGCAGAACCACTACATCCACCGCCAGAGCCCCGCGCTGTCTAGATCTCTCACCCAGGGCCATAGAGGGGAGGACAGGGAAGGGGAAGCCCTAGAGGAGGCTCTCCAGATGGATCACCAGATCCTCCAGCAGTTCCTGATGGACGACAGCACACAGCTGACCCCTCTGCTGACCGAGGaggtgcccctctctctctccctcacctctccctacTCCTCCTGCGGCCTGGGTGGTGTGGGTCCCACCATCTTGGAAAAAGCTACCGCCGTCACAGCGGCAGCGCCCGCGTTCCGCTGCCATGCCTGCAAAGGTAAATTCCGCACCGCCTCGGAGCTGTCTCGCCACGTCCGGATCCTCCACAACCCATACAAGTGCACCCTGTGTCCCTTCTCTGCCAGCCAGGAGGAGCGCCTGGCCGCACACCTCCAGGACTGCcacccctccctgtcctccctgtctctctccccacctgtGGACCTCCCCACCCTGCCCCCCTACACCCCCAGACACATCCCTATTGtaaccaccactaccatcatcgcCACCCCCATTCCAGACGCACCCCTGCCCACCCCCACTATCACCCCAATCACAGCCCCGGCCCCAGGGGTATCCCCTCTGCCTGCCTTCTGCTGTGAGACATGCGGCCAGCGCTTTACCCAGTCCTGGTTCCTGAAGGGCCACATGAGGAAGCACAAGGACTCTCTGGACCACAAGTGTCAGGTGTGCGGCCGTGGCTTCAAGGAGCCCTGGTTCCTCAAGAACCACATGAAG GTGCACCTCAACAAGTTGGGCCTGAAGGCCGGTCTGGTGGGGCAGGTGGCCCCTGGCGCCGGGGCTGAACAAGGAGGGCCCAAAGGCTCAGTCACCAACCAGGGCCTCAACGCTCTCTACTCCAGCCTTCTGCTGGCTcgtggtgggggtggaggtggtggtggaggggggagagtcGGACGAGGAAGGGGCGACAGGGACGGCGCCGGAGTCTCTAGTAAATCTGCCATCTTAGGCTACCTGGGGTTGCCTAGCGACGGCGGCGCCAGCTGCATGGAACGACtccaggcagtggctcaggttgCGGAGATGGGGAACGGTAacgggggaggaggaagaggaggaggaggaagagagacaacaAATGGAGGAGACCAGATAGCCATGTGGCAGTTTGTAGCTCGTAGCCTGGTAGCAGCTCAACaggcccagcagcagcagcagcaccgaGCCACATCCAGGAGCACCGTGGTGGGAGAATCTGAGCAGGTCAGGGCCTACCTTGGAGGTCTGGATCCCCGGGAGGAGCCATCGTCTTCCGGAGCCCCATGGGAGTGCCCCGACTGTGGGAAGCTGTTCCGGAGCCTGCAGCAGGTGGTGGCGCACGCCCGCGTCCACGTCCAGCGGCCCCAGAAGAGCCACGGTCACCCTCCGCGCCACaccgggggaggagaggaggatggaggggggagcCGGGTTGCagaaggacgaggaggagggagaggaagtagTACTGAAAAAAGACAGGAGTCCAAACTTCAAAGTGGATCTCAGCATCAGCATCAACAAGCAGTAGTCGGAGGGTTCCACTCAGTGATGTCACAGTTCCAAG gagagAATGGTCTGTCTGGCTCTTCGTCAGGCTCTTCGGTGAGCTCTAGGGAGCGTGTGCGAGGCACGGGGGTGAAAGACTGCCCCTATTGCAGTAAAGCTTTCCGCTCTTCCCATCACCTTAAAGTGCATCTGAGAGTTCACACAG GGGAGAGACCGTATAAATGTCCCCACTGTGACTACGCTGGCACCCAGTCAGGCTCTCTAAAGTACCACCTCCAGAGGCACCACAGAGAACAGAGGAACACCATGGGAGCCTCTTCATCCACCGCCTCCTCACCAGGCCTCACCACCGCCTCCCTGGGCAGAGGAGGAGCTccacagggggaggggagggaggggatggccaaGCAGCGCCGGACCCAGAGCCTCAACCACAGCTCGGCCACCAGAGGCCCGGCGGAGACGCCTTCCTCCAGGCACAATCAGCACCAGCCCTGGATACTGGGCCTCCCcgagcagagagacagggaacacGCGAAGGCCATGGAGGGACTGAGAGAGGCAGATCTGGAGAGCCAGTACCGGTATCTGTCCGGGGTGATGGGGGCTTTGTaccagggagggatggagggagggtggacggGGGAGTCACCAacctccacccccaccccaaccccaccAAAGGCACCCAAAGTGTCTCGCCGCAAACCGCTCACCACCAGCCGTATGGTGCCAGCTAATGGGAGGGAGCGGAAGGGAGGGGGGTCAGCTCCTCGGGGTTCCCAGGAGGGAGGGTTGTTGTCCCAGCCCCTGGACCTCTCCCGCCGCCCCTCCCCTGGGCTCGGAGGTCTGGAAGAGGATGGAGTaccaggaggaggtggaggagcaggGGATACCCTCAACCAGTGCCTGTTCTGTCCCTTCCGCACCTCCTCGGCCGAGCTCATGGCCATGCACCTCCAGGTCAACCACACCAGCAAGTCCAGGCGTAAGAGGAGGGCCCCCATCCCCACCGCCCTGGGTGACCACGGGCCTCAGAGGCCTCCCCAACCCCGGGCCGACTCCAACCCCCTGGCCCTGTGGAG GTATCTGAGCGAGGCCGAAGACCGGGCCCCCCTGGAGGAGTGGGCCTCATccaggatggagagggagagggggacggAGAACGGCCTCACACCAGAGGAAGGGGACCTCGAGGGTCGCTACGACCACCACCACCCCGAGGCTTCTAACCGGGCCTCCACCACAATCAGGAACACACAGAGTGGCCTCGCCGGTAGTAGGAAGttggatgaggaagaggaggaagaagaggaagaggaggaagaagaagaagaggatttGGAAGGGGAGAGCATTAGTCCTGGGGATTCTCCTAGAGAGCATGGGATGAGCATGTCTCTCACCATGTCACCTACCCTCGGCTCTGACCGTCTAaccagaggggaggaaggagtgaTGGGggactaa
- the LOC110531537 gene encoding zinc finger protein 219 isoform X2, with product MDSPPECVLALSCEPPQSPPTLPSLDHSPLASLHSCSQLSPLHSLLDLPVPLSPTALSHTPSSDTPDTTPYSPLSPFPLNHHNEEEDEERLSVPLSPTPAIALFPGGFREVCSPSLESSAPATPTSSAPLSGFGALELALSSGQPGATCSDELDLQLFHKDGGCLSGSIPGVVGVSGGVAGLKFPCLVCGKKFRFQSILSLHARAHSLDRDRRASALYRTGTGSGSIIGTGSKTQLKTHQNDKDIGQNHYIHRQSPALSRSLTQGHRGEDREGEALEEALQMDHQILQQFLMDDSTQLTPLLTEEVPLSLSLTSPYSSCGLGGVGPTILEKATAVTAAAPAFRCHACKGKFRTASELSRHVRILHNPYKCTLCPFSASQEERLAAHLQDCHPSLSSLSLSPPVDLPTLPPYTPRHIPIVTTTTIIATPIPDAPLPTPTITPITAPAPGVSPLPAFCCETCGQRFTQSWFLKGHMRKHKDSLDHKCQVCGRGFKEPWFLKNHMKVHLNKLGLKAGLVGQVAPGAGAEQGGPKGSVTNQGLNALYSSLLLARGGGGGGGGGGRVGRGRGDRDGAGVSSKSAILGYLGLPSDGGASCMERLQAVAQVAEMGNGNGGGGRGGGGRETTNGGDQIAMWQFVARSLVAAQQAQQQQQHRATSRSTVVGESEQVRAYLGGLDPREEPSSSGAPWECPDCGKLFRSLQQVVAHARVHVQRPQKSHGHPPRHTGGGEEDGGGSRVAEGRGGGRGSSTEKRQESKLQSGSQHQHQQAVVGGFHSVMSQFQGERPYKCPHCDYAGTQSGSLKYHLQRHHREQRNTMGASSSTASSPGLTTASLGRGGAPQGEGREGMAKQRRTQSLNHSSATRGPAETPSSRHNQHQPWILGLPEQRDREHAKAMEGLREADLESQYRYLSGVMGALYQGGMEGGWTGESPTSTPTPTPPKAPKVSRRKPLTTSRMVPANGRERKGGGSAPRGSQEGGLLSQPLDLSRRPSPGLGGLEEDGVPGGGGGAGDTLNQCLFCPFRTSSAELMAMHLQVNHTSKSRRKRRAPIPTALGDHGPQRPPQPRADSNPLALWRYLSEAEDRAPLEEWASSRMERERGTENGLTPEEGDLEGRYDHHHPEASNRASTTIRNTQSGLAGSRKLDEEEEEEEEEEEEEEEDLEGESISPGDSPREHGMSMSLTMSPTLGSDRLTRGEEGVMGD from the exons ATGGATTCTCCTCCTGAGTGTGTGTTGGCTCTGTCCTGTGAGCCGCCCCAGTCACCCCCTACACTACCATCTCTGGACCACAGTCCCTTGGCCTCCCTTCACTCTTGCTCCCAACTCTCCCCTTTACACAGCCTCCTGGACCTGCCTGTCCCCCTCAGTCCCACAGCCCTGTCCCACACCCCGTCCTCCGACACCCCAGACACCACCCCCTACTCCCcgctctcccccttccccctcaaTCACCACAAtgaagaagaggatgaagagaggcTGTCAGTCCCTCTGTCCCCCACCCCAGCCATTGCTCTCTTCCCAGGGGGTTTTCGGGAGGTGTGTAGCCCCTCTCTGGAGAGCTCTGCTCCGGCCACTCCGACATCGTCAGCCCCTCTCTCAGGGTTCGGGGCCCTGGAACTGGCTCTGTCCTCCGGGCAGCCGGGTGCCACCTGTAGTGATGAGCTGGACCTCCAGCTCTTCCATAAGGATGGGGGGTGTCTGTCAGGATCAATTCCTggggtggtgggtgtttctgggGGTGTGGCCGGGCTCAAGTTCCCCTGCTTGGTGTGTGGGAAGAAGTTCCGCTTTCAGAGTATCCTGTCGCTCCACGCCCGCGCTCACAGTCTAGACAGGGACCGCCGCGCCTCAGCTCTGTACCGGACCGGTACCGGGTCCGGTAGCATCATTGGGACGGGGTCCAAGACACAGCTCAAGACCCACCAGAACGACAAGGATATCGGGCAGAACCACTACATCCACCGCCAGAGCCCCGCGCTGTCTAGATCTCTCACCCAGGGCCATAGAGGGGAGGACAGGGAAGGGGAAGCCCTAGAGGAGGCTCTCCAGATGGATCACCAGATCCTCCAGCAGTTCCTGATGGACGACAGCACACAGCTGACCCCTCTGCTGACCGAGGaggtgcccctctctctctccctcacctctccctacTCCTCCTGCGGCCTGGGTGGTGTGGGTCCCACCATCTTGGAAAAAGCTACCGCCGTCACAGCGGCAGCGCCCGCGTTCCGCTGCCATGCCTGCAAAGGTAAATTCCGCACCGCCTCGGAGCTGTCTCGCCACGTCCGGATCCTCCACAACCCATACAAGTGCACCCTGTGTCCCTTCTCTGCCAGCCAGGAGGAGCGCCTGGCCGCACACCTCCAGGACTGCcacccctccctgtcctccctgtctctctccccacctgtGGACCTCCCCACCCTGCCCCCCTACACCCCCAGACACATCCCTATTGtaaccaccactaccatcatcgcCACCCCCATTCCAGACGCACCCCTGCCCACCCCCACTATCACCCCAATCACAGCCCCGGCCCCAGGGGTATCCCCTCTGCCTGCCTTCTGCTGTGAGACATGCGGCCAGCGCTTTACCCAGTCCTGGTTCCTGAAGGGCCACATGAGGAAGCACAAGGACTCTCTGGACCACAAGTGTCAGGTGTGCGGCCGTGGCTTCAAGGAGCCCTGGTTCCTCAAGAACCACATGAAG GTGCACCTCAACAAGTTGGGCCTGAAGGCCGGTCTGGTGGGGCAGGTGGCCCCTGGCGCCGGGGCTGAACAAGGAGGGCCCAAAGGCTCAGTCACCAACCAGGGCCTCAACGCTCTCTACTCCAGCCTTCTGCTGGCTcgtggtgggggtggaggtggtggtggaggggggagagtcGGACGAGGAAGGGGCGACAGGGACGGCGCCGGAGTCTCTAGTAAATCTGCCATCTTAGGCTACCTGGGGTTGCCTAGCGACGGCGGCGCCAGCTGCATGGAACGACtccaggcagtggctcaggttgCGGAGATGGGGAACGGTAacgggggaggaggaagaggaggaggaggaagagagacaacaAATGGAGGAGACCAGATAGCCATGTGGCAGTTTGTAGCTCGTAGCCTGGTAGCAGCTCAACaggcccagcagcagcagcagcaccgaGCCACATCCAGGAGCACCGTGGTGGGAGAATCTGAGCAGGTCAGGGCCTACCTTGGAGGTCTGGATCCCCGGGAGGAGCCATCGTCTTCCGGAGCCCCATGGGAGTGCCCCGACTGTGGGAAGCTGTTCCGGAGCCTGCAGCAGGTGGTGGCGCACGCCCGCGTCCACGTCCAGCGGCCCCAGAAGAGCCACGGTCACCCTCCGCGCCACaccgggggaggagaggaggatggaggggggagcCGGGTTGCagaaggacgaggaggagggagaggaagtagTACTGAAAAAAGACAGGAGTCCAAACTTCAAAGTGGATCTCAGCATCAGCATCAACAAGCAGTAGTCGGAGGGTTCCACTCAGTGATGTCACAGTTCCAAG GGGAGAGACCGTATAAATGTCCCCACTGTGACTACGCTGGCACCCAGTCAGGCTCTCTAAAGTACCACCTCCAGAGGCACCACAGAGAACAGAGGAACACCATGGGAGCCTCTTCATCCACCGCCTCCTCACCAGGCCTCACCACCGCCTCCCTGGGCAGAGGAGGAGCTccacagggggaggggagggaggggatggccaaGCAGCGCCGGACCCAGAGCCTCAACCACAGCTCGGCCACCAGAGGCCCGGCGGAGACGCCTTCCTCCAGGCACAATCAGCACCAGCCCTGGATACTGGGCCTCCCcgagcagagagacagggaacacGCGAAGGCCATGGAGGGACTGAGAGAGGCAGATCTGGAGAGCCAGTACCGGTATCTGTCCGGGGTGATGGGGGCTTTGTaccagggagggatggagggagggtggacggGGGAGTCACCAacctccacccccaccccaaccccaccAAAGGCACCCAAAGTGTCTCGCCGCAAACCGCTCACCACCAGCCGTATGGTGCCAGCTAATGGGAGGGAGCGGAAGGGAGGGGGGTCAGCTCCTCGGGGTTCCCAGGAGGGAGGGTTGTTGTCCCAGCCCCTGGACCTCTCCCGCCGCCCCTCCCCTGGGCTCGGAGGTCTGGAAGAGGATGGAGTaccaggaggaggtggaggagcaggGGATACCCTCAACCAGTGCCTGTTCTGTCCCTTCCGCACCTCCTCGGCCGAGCTCATGGCCATGCACCTCCAGGTCAACCACACCAGCAAGTCCAGGCGTAAGAGGAGGGCCCCCATCCCCACCGCCCTGGGTGACCACGGGCCTCAGAGGCCTCCCCAACCCCGGGCCGACTCCAACCCCCTGGCCCTGTGGAG GTATCTGAGCGAGGCCGAAGACCGGGCCCCCCTGGAGGAGTGGGCCTCATccaggatggagagggagagggggacggAGAACGGCCTCACACCAGAGGAAGGGGACCTCGAGGGTCGCTACGACCACCACCACCCCGAGGCTTCTAACCGGGCCTCCACCACAATCAGGAACACACAGAGTGGCCTCGCCGGTAGTAGGAAGttggatgaggaagaggaggaagaagaggaagaggaggaagaagaagaagaggatttGGAAGGGGAGAGCATTAGTCCTGGGGATTCTCCTAGAGAGCATGGGATGAGCATGTCTCTCACCATGTCACCTACCCTCGGCTCTGACCGTCTAaccagaggggaggaaggagtgaTGGGggactaa